A DNA window from Ailuropoda melanoleuca isolate Jingjing unplaced genomic scaffold, ASM200744v2 unplaced-scaffold7843, whole genome shotgun sequence contains the following coding sequences:
- the LOC117800780 gene encoding olfactory receptor 7A17-like has product MEPGNDTRISEFLLLGLSEDPEVQPLMFGFFLSMYLITVFGNLLIILAVSSDSHLHTPMYFFLANLSFVDICFTSTTVPKMLWNIQTQSKVITYEGCLSQMYFFSVFGCLDNLLLTVMAYDRFVAICHPLHYTVIMNPQLCGLLLLVSWIISVLNSSLQSSMLLQLSFCTEVEIPHFFCELNQIIQLACSDPFFNDMLMYFVIVLLVGGPLAGILYSYSKIVSSILRISSAQGKYKAFSTCASHLSVVSLFYCTIPGVYLSSAATQSSHASAVASVMYTVVTPMLNPFIYSLRNRDIKRALKRIIGDPVM; this is encoded by the coding sequence ATGGAACCAGGAAATGATACTCgaatttcagagtttcttcttctgggattatCAGAGGACCCAGAAGTGCAGCCCCTCATGTTTGGgtttttcctctccatgtacctgatcactgtgtttggaaatctgctcatcatcctggccgtcagctcagactcccacctccacacccctatgtacttcttcctggccaacctgtcctttgtagacatctgtttcacctccaccaccgtccccaagatgctgtggaacatccagactcagagcaaagtgATCACTTATGAAGGCTGCCTTAGCCAGATGTACTTTTTCAGTGTCTTTGGATGCCTGGACAATTTACTCCTgactgtgatggcctatgaccgctttgtggccatctgtcaccccctgcactacacagTCATCATGAACCCTCAGCTCTGTGGACTGCTGCTTCTGGTGTCCTGGATCATCAGTGTTCTGAATTCCTCGTTACAGAGCTCAATGCTGCTGCAGCTGTCCTTCTGTACAGAGGTGGAAATTCCCcattttttctgtgaactcaatcaGATCATTCAGCTTGCCTGTTCTGACCCCTTTTTTAATGACATGTTGATGTATTTTGTAATTGTGCTGCTGGTTGGTGGTCCCCTAGCTGGGATCCTTTACTCTTACTCTAAGATAGTTTCCTCCATACTTAGGatctcatcagctcagggcaagtacaaagcattttccacctgtgcatctcacctctcagttgtctccttattttattgtacgaTCCcaggagtgtaccttagctctgctgctacccagagctcccacgcaagtgcagtggcctcggtgatgtacacggtagtcacgcccatgctgaaccccttcatctacagcctgaggaacagagacataaagagggCTCTGAAAAGAATCATTGGGGATCCAGTGATGTAA